One Varibaculum prostatecancerukia genomic window, TACGTGACTAAGGAAATGAGCAGCAAAGTGGTCTACGCGATCGTCAAGGCGGGCGGACGTCAAGAAAAGGTCTCCGTCGGGGATGTAGTCGTCGTCGACAAGCTGGCAGCAGAGGTTGGCGATACTGTCGATTTCAAGCCAGTGATGGTAGTTGACGGTGACAAGGTCACCTCCGACGCCGCTGATCTAGAGAAAATCAAGGTAACGGCAGAGGTCTTAGAACAGACCAAAGGACCGAAGATTCGGATTCAGAAGTTCAAGAATAAGACCGGTTATACTCGCCGCATGGGCCACCGCGCAAAGCTGACCCAGGTAAAGATCACCGAGATCGCCTAACCTCAGGCAAGAAAGGAAAAGAAAATGGCACATAAGAAAGGGCTGGGTTCCTCTTCTAACGGCCGTGACTCTAACCCGCAGTACCTGGGGATCAAGCGTTACGGTGGGGAAAACGTCAACGCCGGAGAAATCCTGGTTCGTCAACGGGGCAGCAAATACCACCCGGGAATGAACGTAGGGAAGGGTAAGGATGACACCCTCTTTGCTCTGGCCGCCGGATCGGTAGAGTTCGGTCGCCGGCGTGGCCGTAAAGTCGTAAACGTGGTTTCGGCTTAACGCAAAGCTAATAGCTTAGAGGTAGCGGGGTCGCCTAGCGACCCCGCTACACTTATATAGCAACAGGTGTGTGGTTAGTAATGGCTTTTCAGCCAGGGCGCTAAGGAGTAATCATGGCCAGTTTTGTAGATCGAGTAAAAATCGATGTTACCGCCGGGAATGGTGGTAATGGCTGCGTCAGCATCCGGCGCGAGAAATATAAACCGCTGGGTGGTCCCGATGGGGGAGATGGGGGACGTGGCGGCAGCGTTTTCTTAGAGGTTGATCCCCAGTCACATACCCTGCTCGACTACCACCATTTGCCGCATCGTAAAGCCACTAACGGCACTCCCGGAATGGGGGACAATCGCGAGGGCGCGAATGGCGAAGATCTGGTGTTGCCGGTTCCTCCCGGCACCGTGGTTAAAGCCGAAGATGGCGAAATCCTGGCTGACCTGCAAGGAGCGGGTTCTCGCCTGGAAGTTGCACGCGGAGGTGCTGGCGGGAAAGGCAATGCGGCACTGGCTACTCGCAAACGTAAAGCCCCTGGATTTGCTCTTTTGGGTGAGGAGGGTGAATCTTGCGTCCTCATCTTGGAACTAAAATCAATGGCCGATGTGGGACTGGTGGGGTTCCCCTCCTCCGGAAAGTCTTCTCTGATAGGAGCGATTTCCGAGGCTAAACCGAAGATTGCGGATTACCCGTTCACAACCTTGGTTCCGAATCTGGGAGTGGTCAAGGCTGGGGAGGAACGTTTTACGGTGGCGGATGTTCCGGGTCTGATTCCTGGTGCCTCTCAAGGTAAAGGGTTGGGTCTGGATTTCCTGCGCCATATTGAACGTTGCGCGGTGATTGCGCACGTGGTGGACTGCGCCAATATGGAAGCTGACCGTAATCCGGTCGACGATATCAAGGCTCTGGAAGCGGAGCTGGCAGCCTATGAAAGTGACCTGGACGAAGTTTCTGGTTATATTCCTTTAGCTGATCGACCTCGGGTGATCATCCTCAATAAGATGGATATTCCCGACGCCCTAGAGATGGCAAAATTGCAGGCAAAACAGCTTGCGGAGTTCGGGTGGCCGATGTATGCGGTTTCTGCGGTCAGTGGCCGTGGTTTGGAGGCCTTGGTATTCGCCCTGGCAGAAATGGTTATGGAACTGCGCCAGCGAGAGCCAGAAACTGAAGCCCAACCCTTGCAGGTACTGCGACCCCGTGCCGTGGGGGAAGCCGGGTTTACGGTCACACCCCAAAAAACTGGGCAGGGACTGGTATATCAAGTGCAGGGAGAAAAACCGGAACGCTGGGTTAAACAGACTGATTTTGCCAATGATGAGGCAATCGGATTTCTCGCGGACCGGCTTTACACTTTGGGAGTAGAAACCGAATTAATTAAAGTCGGTGCTACCAGTGGAGATACTGTGGTGATTGGTCCAATGGAGGGCGGAGTTATCTTTGACTTCGAGCCTTTCCAGTCGGCTGGTGCCGAACTATTGGGGGCACGGGGGCAAGATCTACGTCTTGAGGAATCGACCCGGCGCACTAACCAGGAACGGCGCGAACAATACCACCAGATGATGGACGGGAAAGAGGAAGCCCGCCAGAATCTGCGGGAGGAAGCGGAGGCCGGGCTATGGACGGATCCTTCCGCAGACTAAGGGATATCTTCCCCAAGACAGCTGTTTTGCAGACAAAATATTTACTTAAGTCAAGAAGCGCGATAAAGCATATTAGCACTGGCTCACTTTTGCTAGGATTGGAATAACCGGCCAAGCAGACAAGCTGGCAAGAAGGGGAACTCAATGACGGTAGGCGTCGGCGTCGACGGTAGACGCATTGGAGTAATGGGTGGAACCTTTGACCCTATTCATAATGGTCACTTGGTGGCTGCTTCCGAGGTGCAGCATCGCTACGGCCTGGATGAAGTAATTTTCGTGCCTACTGCCACTCAGCCTTTCAAGAGGGGGCGGCGGGTAACTATCCCGGAGCATCGCTATTTAATGACTTCCATTGCCACCGCTTCTAATCCGCGTTTTACAGTGTCACGGGTGGATATTGAACGCGGGGAAACTACTTACACGGTGGATACCCTGCGTGATTTGAAACGTGAAAGGCCGGGCTGTCATCTATTTTTTATTACTGGCGCCGATGCTTTGCGGCAAATCATGGATTGGAAAAATGCTGAGGAGCTATTTCAATTGGCGCGATTTGTGGGGGTAACTCGCCCTGGTCACCGCTGGGGCGATACTGATCAGTTACCTGCCGAACGGGTGTCACTGTTGGAGGTGCCCGCGATGGCGATTTCCTCTACCGATATTCGTCAGCGGGTGGCGTCCCGGGCGCCGATCTGGTATTTAACTCCGGATGGGGTGGTGCAATATATTGCGAAATATGGTCTCTATCGGAAGGAAGCCCAGCAATGAGTGAATCAGATTTTCCCACTCGTGTCCCTGGTGAACAGGCGTATTCGCCGATTTCGAAATATGGGCAGATTTCCATTGCCGAACAGCTGGCTCGTCTTGAGGAGATCCGCAATGGAGGACGCCGCCCAGCTTATCGCCCTCAGACCTCGTCCCAAGAGTCGCAATGGGGACAGATTCAAGAAGGTTTTAGCCAGGTAGAAAGCGATTTGTCCCGGCAGTTACGGCAGATGCCCCCGGAGAAGCCTAGCCATCCACAGCGCACCCTCAGTCCCGATCAGGATGGGCGTAGCTGGGTGCAGGAGTATCGCGAAAAGCAGCGGATGCGTAAAGTTGCACAGGAGGCGCGGGCACAGGCCGAAGCGGATTTGCAGCGACTACTTAAAGAACGCGAAGAAGCGCAAGCGCGGGCACAGGAACAAGAGCGTTTAGCCGCTGAGGCAGCGGAGCGTTTACGCAAGTTAGAAGAGGCCGAGCAAGAGGCTTTGCGCACTGCTGCCCGGGAGCAGCAACGCCGCGAACAGCGAGTTTTAGATGCCCAGGTGGCGGAAGAAAAAACTGAAGCCGAGAAAATGGCGGAGCTATTGGAGTCTTTCCAAAATCCCCCGGCTGCACCCGCGGTTCCAGATGTTGCTGAGCCCCCGGCTACGGCATTGCCGGCGGTGCCGATTGTGCACGCACCTGCACCTGAGCAGACGGTGGCAGCACCGGAGTCAGCCCCTGGTGTACCAGTGTCTGCTGAGGAAGTTACCCCACAAGCGCCTGCCATGCCAATGTCCGCCGCACCCCAAACCTTATCGCAGGTATCCGCCCGTCCGACGCCGCCCCCTGCAGTTTCCACACAACATTCGGGGATTACCCCACAGGCACAACCGGTTCCGGGTTCTGCTCAAACTCCTCCACGTATTTTCACTGATCAGCAAGGAGCTGCGGGACATAAACCAGCCGCGAGCTCTGCTGCTACCAGTGGTTTTGATCAACCCAGTGTACTAGCTGCCGGCTCGCCCGATGGTGACACCACCCAACCGATTAAAGTAACCCCCATTGATTCTTTAGCCGATGCCGCTGATGATCGGGCGTTGGCAGATCAGCTAGCTTTGGCCTCTGGAGGCAAACCGGTTTCTCCGCGGGGATCTGCGCCTACAGCTGCACCCGCGCCTTTCACGCCCGCCGCAGCGAGTAAGCCTGCTCCCAGCACGTTGCCCACCCAGTATGCGGCGCCGGCAGCGGAGCTTGCCCAGCAACGCGGCAGCACTCAGCAATATCCTGTCGGTTCGGCTGATAATCTTGATCGCCCGCAGCTGCCAGCTAGTGCAACTACCAGCGTAAATATGCCTGCCGGGATTGCATCTAAAGGTGGTGCGGCAAGCGGAGTTCCCTTAAATATAGCTGCGGCTGGGGCAGGATCTGCTGCCGAGTTATTCCAGCAGGCATTGGCACAAACCCGCCAGGCCGGGGCGACTACGGCCGCCCCTGCTGGTGCAGCTGCAGCAATTGCCTCGAACTTGGCGGCTCCGGCACCCGCGTCGCCCAGGGTTACACCAGCGCCGACGTCTCCCGATGTAACGACCTCTGCAAGTTCTTCCCAGGTAGCAGCGTCGCCGGCAATAGTCCCCACGGCAGCGCCGGTATCACCAGCTAAGCAGCAAGCGGCTCCTTTAGCAGCGCGCACTGGAAGTTTGGCGGAGCAAAGCGGCAACCAGGTTTCTCCGCGTCCGGCTCCGGCACCTCCGGTTACAACTATGCAGCCGTCACCGGGCGCAGCACTTGCTCCCGCTGCCGCGCAACCAGCGCCGACAGTGCAGCCGGCTTCTGCGCCAGCTCCTGTTGCCGGGCAGGCAGCACCGTTAGCTGAAATCGATTTGCCGGCGGCTGCTGCCGATAGGCAAACAGCTCCTGCAGCTCGACCGGTGGTTATGGCTCAACCAACGGCTCCTGCACAGCCCTATCATCCTGCCCCCTCGTCGGTAAAAGCCAGCCCTGCCGGGATTTATGGTGCGCAGGTAAGCCCGATGGCTGCGACTACTGCGGCTCCCGCGCCCTCTGTGCCTACTGTGGCGACTCCTGCAAGCCCGGCTCCTGCAGTGGCTGCTCCGGCGGCTGAGGTTGGGGCAGCTCCAGTACAGGAAGCTGTACCCACTCAGGCAGTTGCTCCGCCAATAACTACCGCGGCGCCCTCGGAAAGTGAAAAGAGTGCTCCGCCATCTACTTCCGAAAGCGAGGAGCCTCCGGAAGAAGAAAAAACCCGGTGGTGGCAGCGGAAGCGAAAAGCAAAAAAAGCTGAGGCCCCGGAGCCGGAGGATACTCGCTACGGGGCGTCGCTAGAATCCAGTGAAGACCAGGGCGAGGAAGAGCCGCTAACATTTATCCAAACGTTCTTGCGTTGGACGTTGCGGCTGTCAATCTTGCTGATTATCGCTTTGGGAATGGTATTGACCATGGATCGCCCGGTTATTTCTCAGACAATGGGGCAGGATATGGTGCAACCCGGTATCGTAGATGAGGTAAGCGTTTTACAGATATAGGAGTTCTTCTTGGTCGATAAGCCTGAACCGCGCCAACTGGCAGAGATAGCTGCCAAGGCTGCCGCCAGCAAACTGGCAACTGATGTGGTAGCCATCGATGTTCATGAGCAAACCATTATCACTGATATTTTCTTGATCTGTTCCGGGGATAATCCGCGGCAGGTGCGGGCAATTATGAACGAGATTGACCACGCCTGTCACGATTGCGGTGCCGACCCGATGACTATCGAGGGCAATGACGAGTTTCGCTGGGTGCTAATGGAATTACCGGGGGTAATCGTCCATATTTTCCTAGCTGAAGAGCGGGAATACTACGGTTTGGAGCGGCTGTGGAATGACTGTCCGCGAATCGATTTGCCGGATTTGGAGGAAGCCGCTCAGGTGGGGAGGGCGCAGGCTCAATCTCCGGACGCGCAGCAGGACGCTGAAAATCTGATTGTTGGTTTAGAGTAGGCGATTCATGGCTACTAAGATTATTTTTTGGCGACACGGTCAAACTGACTATAACCTGCAAGGACGGGTGCAAGGGCAGGTTGATATACCCCTTAACGAGACGGGTATTGCCCAAGCTGAGGCGGCGGCGAAAGAACTGGTGAAAGTAAATCCGGAACGGATTATCTGTTCGGATTTGCGACGCGCTCAGGCAACCGCGCAGGCGCTGGCCGATACTTGCAACCAGGAGATTGCACCGCTGCCGGATGAACGGTTACGAGAACGGGCATTCGGAGATTTTGAGGGACTGTCCGCGAAAGAACTAAAGGCAAGGTTTGCACCGCGTTATGAAGAGTGGCGAGCTACCGGAGAATGCCCGATGGCGGGAGTAGAGTCGCGCGCGGAAGTGGGCTCGCGGGTCGCTAAATGCGTACTTGAATATTTTGAGCAGGTTGAGGGGGTGCTAGTGGTGGTTTCCCACGGTTCGGCGCTTACTCAAGGGCTGGTGAAGATTCTGGGATTGGATCCTGTGGCCTGGCAGGGACTGCGCGGTTTAGATAACTGCCACTGGTCTACGTTGATTCCTTATTCGCGTGAGCCTGGATGGCGTCTGGTCTCCCATAATCTCGGGGTTGCCGATCCTGCCGGCTCGGCGCTGCCTTCCATGGCCTAGTCGCTTTCGGGGCGGTTTACGCTGGCTGAAGGCGGGTATGTCGCAATACACAGGCCAGAGATTTGAAGAAGAGGCACCCTGTTAGTTAGAGTTATTTGGTGCCTACCGAGCAGGATTGCTGCGGTAGAAATAGCTTGGGGCTATAGCGCAGTTGGTAGCGCGCTTCCATGGCATGGAAGAGGTCGCGGGTTCGATTCCCGCTAGCTCCACTAACTGCCTGCTGGAGTTGATACAATTTCGCGCCAGCAGGTTTTGTTTTGTCATTTTGCTCCAAAAATTGCTCGTTTGCTCCAAAATAGGGGTTACGCGAAATTGTTGTGTTGAGCTGGGTAAATAGAAAGCCAGCAACCGAAATGATCGGTGCTGGCTTTCTATTTGGGGAGCTTTCTGGCTATTGCGCTTGTGTGCTGGTTCCGTCTTTCCAGATCACGGTCGCTTTGCCACTTGGTGCTATCTCGATGCGTTGGCACAGGGCGTGGAAGGTGGCGGGGTTAAAGTCGCCTACACTGTCTAGTGTGGTGAGGGTGCGCCGGTAGTGGTTGAGTGTGGCTTTGATGCCTGTGCGCCGTTCAATCTCCGCCGTGGTTGCTTCGTAGGCGGTAATGGTTTCGCGCTGGCGGGTTTCGAGCTGGGTGAAGCGCTGGTGGTAGTCGTCTTGATTTTGGGAGTGATGCGCATTCGCGTTGATAGCTTGCTCGATCAGTTTCGTGGCGATTTCTACTTCAGCAGCTTGCTCAGCAGCTTGGGTTTCCAGCTCGCTAGTGTCGGTGAGTACAGCGGTGAGGAGTTTCCAGTCAATGAGGCCGCGTTGCTCAATGAGCTGGGCGAGCGCGCTCTGGAACATGGCTTGGAGCTGTTCATCGCGCAGGATCGGCATTTTACCTGGGTGAGGTGTAGAGAATTTGTGGTTGCATTGCCAGATGACGGCGCGATACTTGCTTGTGGAGTGCCACGTTTTGCTGCCATAGGCTGCGCCGCAGTGAGCACAGTAAACCTTGCCTGTGAACACTCGCTCGCGTCGGCCGTTACCTCGAGCCGCGAATTCCGCTTGGGTGAGTTCCCAGGTTTCAGGGTCGATGATGGCTGGGTGGGAGTCGGTCACGTAATACTGGGGCACTTCGCCCTCGTTGGTTTTTACAGCCTTGGTGAGGAAATCGACGGTGAAGGATTTTTGTAGCAGAGCATCACCCTTATATTTCTCGTTGGTGAGGATGGATTGGATGGTGGTGTGGCTCCATTTGTGTTTACGGCGAGGGGTCAGAATCCCGTCTGCATCCAATGCTGCGGCAATCTGCGGGATGCTCATGCCTTCGAGGTAGTGGCGGTAGATGCGGCGTACTGTTTCGGCCTGTTCGGGGTTAATGACGGGCTTGCCGCCTGGGCCGCGGTCGTAGCCGAGGAAGTTCTTGAATGGCATATTTACTTTCCCGTCGGCAAAGCGTTTGCGCTGACCCCACGTGACGTTCTCGGAGATGGATCTGGATTCTTCTTGGGCAAGGCTTGACATGATGGTGATGAGGAGTTCGCCTTTGGAGTCGAGGGTCCAGATGTTTTCTTTCTCGAAAAACACCTCCACGCCTTTATCCTTCAACTTCCTCACGGTTGTCAAGGAGTCGACGGTGTTGCGAGCAAACCGGGAGACGCTTTTGGTGACGATCAAGTCGATGCGACCAGCTAAGGCGTCGGAGATCATGCGGTTGAATCCCTCCCGGTGTTTCGTGGAAGTGCCAGAGATTCCTTCATCGGTGTAGATGTCGACGTATTGCCAGCCGTCGTGGTTTTTGATGTAGCGCTCGTAATAATCCACTTGCGCCTCATACGAGTTCGCCTGGTCAGCGTCATCGGTGGAGACGCGAGCATAGCCAGCTACGCGGCGAAGCGAGGGCAAAGCCGTGGGTGAGGTGTGTATCTTTTTGGTGGCAGGGATAGCGGTAATCCGTGGCATCAGGCAGTCACCTCCTCACCGTTGCGGTAGTCAACCGTGGCAGTGTTTCCACTACTGAGGTGGATGGTCAGGAGCCAGTTTGGGCTGGCCTCAATTCGCTCGATCCGATCAACCACCTGCTGGTCGTCCCAAGCATGAAG contains:
- the rplU gene encoding 50S ribosomal protein L21, which translates into the protein MSSKVVYAIVKAGGRQEKVSVGDVVVVDKLAAEVGDTVDFKPVMVVDGDKVTSDAADLEKIKVTAEVLEQTKGPKIRIQKFKNKTGYTRRMGHRAKLTQVKITEIA
- the rpmA gene encoding 50S ribosomal protein L27; this translates as MAHKKGLGSSSNGRDSNPQYLGIKRYGGENVNAGEILVRQRGSKYHPGMNVGKGKDDTLFALAAGSVEFGRRRGRKVVNVVSA
- the obgE gene encoding GTPase ObgE, which codes for MASFVDRVKIDVTAGNGGNGCVSIRREKYKPLGGPDGGDGGRGGSVFLEVDPQSHTLLDYHHLPHRKATNGTPGMGDNREGANGEDLVLPVPPGTVVKAEDGEILADLQGAGSRLEVARGGAGGKGNAALATRKRKAPGFALLGEEGESCVLILELKSMADVGLVGFPSSGKSSLIGAISEAKPKIADYPFTTLVPNLGVVKAGEERFTVADVPGLIPGASQGKGLGLDFLRHIERCAVIAHVVDCANMEADRNPVDDIKALEAELAAYESDLDEVSGYIPLADRPRVIILNKMDIPDALEMAKLQAKQLAEFGWPMYAVSAVSGRGLEALVFALAEMVMELRQREPETEAQPLQVLRPRAVGEAGFTVTPQKTGQGLVYQVQGEKPERWVKQTDFANDEAIGFLADRLYTLGVETELIKVGATSGDTVVIGPMEGGVIFDFEPFQSAGAELLGARGQDLRLEESTRRTNQERREQYHQMMDGKEEARQNLREEAEAGLWTDPSAD
- the nadD gene encoding nicotinate-nucleotide adenylyltransferase: MTVGVGVDGRRIGVMGGTFDPIHNGHLVAASEVQHRYGLDEVIFVPTATQPFKRGRRVTIPEHRYLMTSIATASNPRFTVSRVDIERGETTYTVDTLRDLKRERPGCHLFFITGADALRQIMDWKNAEELFQLARFVGVTRPGHRWGDTDQLPAERVSLLEVPAMAISSTDIRQRVASRAPIWYLTPDGVVQYIAKYGLYRKEAQQ
- the rsfS gene encoding ribosome silencing factor, whose protein sequence is MVDKPEPRQLAEIAAKAAASKLATDVVAIDVHEQTIITDIFLICSGDNPRQVRAIMNEIDHACHDCGADPMTIEGNDEFRWVLMELPGVIVHIFLAEEREYYGLERLWNDCPRIDLPDLEEAAQVGRAQAQSPDAQQDAENLIVGLE
- a CDS encoding histidine phosphatase family protein, encoding MATKIIFWRHGQTDYNLQGRVQGQVDIPLNETGIAQAEAAAKELVKVNPERIICSDLRRAQATAQALADTCNQEIAPLPDERLRERAFGDFEGLSAKELKARFAPRYEEWRATGECPMAGVESRAEVGSRVAKCVLEYFEQVEGVLVVVSHGSALTQGLVKILGLDPVAWQGLRGLDNCHWSTLIPYSREPGWRLVSHNLGVADPAGSALPSMA
- a CDS encoding recombinase family protein — protein: MPRITAIPATKKIHTSPTALPSLRRVAGYARVSTDDADQANSYEAQVDYYERYIKNHDGWQYVDIYTDEGISGTSTKHREGFNRMISDALAGRIDLIVTKSVSRFARNTVDSLTTVRKLKDKGVEVFFEKENIWTLDSKGELLITIMSSLAQEESRSISENVTWGQRKRFADGKVNMPFKNFLGYDRGPGGKPVINPEQAETVRRIYRHYLEGMSIPQIAAALDADGILTPRRKHKWSHTTIQSILTNEKYKGDALLQKSFTVDFLTKAVKTNEGEVPQYYVTDSHPAIIDPETWELTQAEFAARGNGRRERVFTGKVYCAHCGAAYGSKTWHSTSKYRAVIWQCNHKFSTPHPGKMPILRDEQLQAMFQSALAQLIEQRGLIDWKLLTAVLTDTSELETQAAEQAAEVEIATKLIEQAINANAHHSQNQDDYHQRFTQLETRQRETITAYEATTAEIERRTGIKATLNHYRRTLTTLDSVGDFNPATFHALCQRIEIAPSGKATVIWKDGTSTQAQ